The genome window AAAGAATGTTCAACATTGTTCTTTTGTGCTATAAGAGAATCTATTTGTTATCAAACAATTTTGCACAGCACTGTTTCTAGCAGGGAAAATAGTATATTAAACTTGAATATGTTTTCTCTTGGTTGTGTGCAGGTATCTTTTAGTTTGTCTTGTCTGTTCAACATGCAACAGTTTCTACGTTATCTTCACCCATCAGAAATTAAGCTCATTAAACCAAATCCACTGAAACCATTTTCCCGGATGAGAATTAGAAGACATGTTATCACAGCCTGTCTGAAAGTGTTTAATTATTTAGTCTGTGCAATGGCACCATGACTTAACCAACTTAAATATTAATGGtctgttaatgataataaaacacagacaaaatgaTTCACAGTCCAGTCAATGAGGTGTTTATTACTGTTCACGTTGACAAGCACAGATACAAGTTTTTAACAGACATATGCCCAATAATTCATCATGCCTTAGACACAGATGGGGAGACAATTTCAAAGATATGACACACTTTGCAAGTATATTTCAACAGTTGGGAAATACTATTGTTCTTTCAACAGCcattaatgttgaaaaaaaaaaaaaattcttgaaCAATTCAATAGAAAGATAGAAATGGCAAAAAAGCAAGTGTTTTATAAATTGTTCTCGTTTGGAAAGTCTCCATTCCAATGTCAACTGATTCGTTATCCATCAACACTTCCCTTGTTCCATCTGCAGCACATGCTGTATAATAAACCTGCTTTGCTATGTGATGGCATAGCAGTCACCTGCTGGACCAAGCAAGCTACTCGGCACttaagaaaaacactgaaacaccaGATTACTGGTGAACACTGAGCCATTAGTATCGCAACAAACACCAGAGCAGACTACACTACTTTTTATGAATGTCATGGAGACATTTTGCATTGATCACACCGGCCTTATTTACAACATCAGACAGATGGGTAAATGTGCCTCTATGTATGCAAGTTTCCATTTCAAAACACTGAGAAGAACAACAGATTTTAAACGTAATCGTGAAagcaaaatcacacaaaataaactatacaaccaaataaaatcataaatacACATCTTTTAGCAAAACAGCCTACAACATCTCagaactgtgtttctgttttaataCAGTGCTTCACTCAGGGATAAACATCTTACAAGACTGGCAACGGCAATGGAGATATAGATAATACATCTGTCAAATATAATCATTTAAATCATTATGTGTCTACTATATGATTGTAAACTGTAGTGCCATGGGATACCCAAAGCAAAGGAAAGAATGCATCCATCTTCTTGGAGTCATCCATTTTGTTGCATACAAATTAACATCTACTTGGGTTTTTCCTGGTTTAATCACTTACTATACTTTACATGTGGGTTTGCGAGATGAATTCAGTCTGGTCCCTGCAAATTCAAGCTCTATCTGCACAGTCAGTTCACTTCATCGCACTGGAATGTAGggccagaggaagcagcagaAACCAGCAAAGGAAAGATACAAGTCTTCCTGGTACGATGATTGCTAAGCTGGGACAGACAGCGCAGCCTCTGTTTGGCAGGAATTGAGAAAATAAGGGACCAAGGAGAAGTTCTTCAGTGTAGCCTCATGACTGACGCCAGTGTCCTGCATCTCAAACCTGGTGGAGGACAATTAACATGAGTCAAGCACAGAATCTGCACTTTTTGAAACAATTATTTCAATCTATAAACTCTGcaacaaacatatttaaaataagTTCACCACTGAAGTTCTTACCAGTCTCTAGAAGAGATGACGTAGTATACTGGGGGTGATGGGGAGTCCGTGGCGATGCAGAGTGGCTGACCCAGACTGTAGGCCCCTGCTTTGGTGAAAATGAGCCAGTCTCCGATGTTGAGCTCAGGCAACAGACAGTGCTCCACTACCTGGTCCAGGTCATCCCCAGAGGGGCCCCacaggctgctgctgaacaCTGAAGAATCCAGGGGGCTGTTCTGCTAAAACAAAGAGCAGAGATCTTTTATGGACTAATccaacacacactgtcaccaataggggtgtgccaaaatatcgatactacgatatatcgcaatatttcgtcttgaggtacgttatcgatacacttgtgccaaatatcgatatttaaaaagttttttttttaaaaaaacttttttttttttttggcccaccaccaccacccctcttcagaggacagctttatctttattcaaacataggtattcaaccaaataaaattaaaaaaaaatggtttaagtagctctgaaactcACAGAAAacatagatatttaatgatagttgtagtcagtgtgtgtatgttaagaagagacactgtgcaatatactctttgtttacttggctgtcattcatgtgaaattgattgacagtgttttgtaattcctgtgaaatggattcagtgcagtcaataaattctgaatttcttcagtgacacagatatcgtgatgtatcgtggatgaaatttcttgcaatatatcgattatcgcagaatcgctgtatcgtgatattatcgttatcgtgggcaaaatattgtgatagtatcgtatcgcgaggtacctggtgatacccagccctagtcaCCAAAAGGTGATGAAAACTTTAGAGAAATGTATTCCACTGGCTTAGGTCTGGGTTGACAAATCTAAATATCATAGTCAATTAAGAATGCAACcatataaacacatatttaaaatgGTGTTCGTGAAATCTGATTAATTATACGGCAAGATTTAATTGCCTTTAGCGCCGTTTCTTCCACCTTCATTGATTTTATAACCTATTACCCCCAAGTAAGAGCAGGAGAGGACGGAATATTCGATTAGTCTACAGAGCGTAAATATAGCTACCCATGTTTGACTAATCAAATAAGTTGATAAAAGGGAAAAATGTGTATAAATATTGACtagcacagaagaagaaagttCTACTGTGATAACATCTTGACCCATAGAGAATCTTGGATACTCACCTTGTGAACAGATGGAGCAGCAATCAATGTTTCAGAGAGTTTGCTGGCAAATGATCCATACACTCCCTCATTCATGTAGTACTGGAACTCTGGCTCCTCGTTTGGAGATGGATCATCTGTTCAGTGGATTAAATTTAGAAACTGGCGGTTTACATTTGGTTTCATATTATGGTTTATGAGTCACACATTTGTCTAGTTTATTTGGTACAGCTGTGAGGTGGACTTTCCGCATTCTTATGCATCTTTAATCCAAGAGTTGTAATCTTACCAATTCCtggacattttacattaaaCCTGCAGTATACAACTGCTGAAGTAATTTAAATTACTTACAGTTTGgtaatctgtcacacacactcatattcCTTTTCTTGTTTGTAAATAAGCCCGAACATCttaatgaatatataaatgTGAATATCATGCTACAGACCATGTGCGTGGTCCAGGCAATCCCGTGCCACCACCTCCTTGGAGATGACGTTCACAgccagagtgaaggcagaggaCACAAAGAAACTGCCAGGCTCCGCGATGATGGACACTCCAGTAGAAGGGGGGAAGTACAGGTCCATCATAGACATGACTGCACTATTGATCTGAAAATGAGATGACAAGTGCCAAAATGGGAAGGTCATTTAAGAAATCagttttacattacattttgaatatttgacagtaacaatacattttatttgcttCTCATTGTTTCAAAAGAAAGCTTTTTGAATGCAGTACAAGTGACAAGTTATAATCCATTCTAGTCAGAGACAATGGGTATCACCAAATCCATGTTGTGACATATTTCTCCACCAGTCTTGCTTATACATGGTCAACTAACCCATGTGTCCTTTGTAGTAGTATCATGTTAAAATCAGATTAGATACTGACCAGTTCCAGCTGAGTCTCAGTGCCAGCAAAGCCGCCTCCAATATCCAGGATTTTCATGTTGAAGCCAATTTCCTCCTGAGGCAGACAAACGCTTGTAAATGTGTAACCAAAACACAAGTGAGTATTTCTAGAGCAGTCACAGGTGTCCAAATCATACAGCACAGAatcacagaaatgaacagagcGACTAGCACCACAGCAGGAATTAACACTACTTACTCCCATATCAAAGACACAGCGGGCATCAGATATGGCATGAACATACACCTGGTCATCCTCACAGGAGCTGGAAATGTGACACCTGAGGGCAGAACAAGGAAGAACAAGTGTTAATGATTAAACATTGAACCCTTCGCAATAACTTtgatgctgcagcaggatgGACTAAATCATTTGCTCAAGGGAGAGCAGAGGTACATCAACTGCTGGGTGTTCTGTACAGTTTTCTTCTAAGTGCATCATTACTACCCATATTGCATTTCTGCAGGCCTCACCTGACTCCAACCACCTGCACACCCAGCTCCTTAGCCCTCTCCAGCAAATGCCTGCAGTCCTTGAGGGAGCAGCCAAAAGTCATGCTCATCTCATCATCCTGGCTGGACGCTTCTGTTGAAACCTGTAGCAGCagtctgaaataaattaaaactctTGGTTACTTGCAtgcagagaaaaaaggaaaccagATGAGTTTAAATACAAAAAGTACACAGCTCAAATGAGTGTTGACGCTAGTacattaaaatcacaaaatgtctGCAGCTGAGACCAAATTTTATACAGTTTGATTTGACATAAAGCCTCTTATTATTGGCAATCCTAATATGCAAGCAGATTGGAAACATACTGATATCCTCTAAGATTAATATTTTCTAATGACTCAAGGCACATTTGCACAAATCTAATTACTCGAAAAGTTGAATCAGCAGCTTTCAAGTCACATGATTACTGGCACCAATACTTTTTAAGCACTTACTTGGCATTGGGGTGGCAGCGAGAAATCTTACGTAGCTCTGCTTCATTATCACACACAAGGAGGTCAATGCCATTCTTAGCAGCGTATTTAATCTGGGAAACTTGTTTGCAAACACCTCCGTAGATTATATCTTCAGAGGGAATACCATGGCCTTGTACCAGCTCGAGCTCAGACTGAAATACAAAGAGACAGGCGGCAGAACAGCATTCTATTAAAACAgtctcattaaaacatttagtaaacaaacatttcatgATACTACGTAGAGTATGGTTTACTGTAGAAAAATAGATAATAAGTCATATTTAAAAGGTCGTCACTGAGGTCTACTGACCACTTGGTGGTGTCTATTCTACAGATTGTGGACCGGCAGTTGTGTaatattaaacaacaaaaatgtaccaATACTTACTCTGGTAGAGAAAGGGGGGTATAACAGGACCCGATTTAGTACAGTATAAAATAAGGGTAGTAAActgctttaaaaacattaaacctAGTAATTTCCTATGGACTATGATGGACTGCAgctgtgaattttttttgttgagaaaACTGAAACTGACAGCATTTATCTATCATGTTTCTGAAAGAGTACCTTGTTGGTGCAAATGAATCCAGTTCCGAGAGCAGCAAGAACTTCAATAACAGTTGGGCTGCTGTTGCATCTGACAGCGTAGTAGGGTCGAATTTGGGCCATGTGGGTTCGCCAGCGAGCATGCTGCCTCATTATAACTCCCAGGTCTGCTACAAAGAATGCACTCTTCTCCGACTGAGGATGAAGGAAACACTTATGgtaatgaataagaaaaataaacactgcAAGATTTTGCTAAAGCATAGCTGTAAATAACTTTACCATATTtaataaacaatacaattaaCTAACTACCTGTATTTGAGAGAATCTAAAGAAACTCAGGTTCATTCATATTTGTAGCAGTGAGAGCCCTTACCAAAGTTTGTTCATAAATGTGATTGTCAATCACTTCACAGAGGGTCGTGCCTGCCTCCAGCAGGCCGACAGAATACTGTGGTTCATCAGCAATTCCCTTCATCCTCTCAACCGTTTTCTTCTAATCCGACAGGCATAAAGAATGTGGCTAGTCCAAAGTGTTCTTGCTCGTTCCCTCTCGAGCCCCTGGGGTCCTAGACTTATGCAACAAACtatacaaaaaaagagaaaagtaagGATAAGACTTAAAAATTCAAGAAGCAAAACAATTAAATCATATTTGGATAACACATATTCATTCATGTTGTCCAACTCTTTTCTAGTTTATTCAGAGGCTGGAACCTAAAGCTTTCTGACGAAATCCCCATTCAAACAAGTTTTTTTCAGTGAGCAcccaatcagaggagagagcaggCTTCACGTTACAGGATAGCTCTGTGGAAGAGGCCTATTCTTCTGAAAAGctgctgtgaaaacacagaGTCTGGGGCACAGGGTTCATTTACTTTACCATCAATTACTGCCAACAATCACCGTGAATCCCTGAGCTGGTGACCCGTAACGGTTCTTTTTGATGGCATTAAACAAGGTACAATACTGGCGGCGTTGGTGTCACAACTTTACTTTCACAAATGTTGCACAAATACATCGGAGAGGCACAGTAGTCTGGACAGGACCAGATGGGACATAGCTTGGGCTTTAGGAGATGAACAATGTGCTTAGAAAGCCTGCTATATTGCTGACAACTGTGACAAAGCAGGGCTGATGCTCCATAAAAGTGCAGTTATTGACAGATGTGTGTACAAGGgaagtgaaaccactggatgatCAAGACACTGATCATCAGTATCCTGTGTTCTTTCTACAAACAACTTTTGGCCTCATGTTTACAGTGCTGTCTGAATAGgagcaaatgtgtttttttattccaccAAACCCTCAGAAGTATGATCAGCAAAATCTGAAGTTTTGTAGAATAACAATGGAGAGCCagtcagacaaaaacagattcACTGAACGGACTTTTGCAATGCAACCTTCATGTCATTGTGAAGAAAAAGTAATGAATGCAATTCTGCAAAAATGTGtaggtttcattttttttaattatctgcAAGAACACAGGTTTAAAAAGGCAGTGAGATGACTCAACACAATCCTCTCTTTAAAAATCAACTAAGACTGTATGTAACTTTGAAAATGGCTAACTATGTCACTCATTCACAACATGATCCTTTTCAAAGAAGTGAATATGTTAATGGGATCACACAGTTGGTGCTGTAACAGTTTACATATTacataacattaaaaaatacagtcATTTTAGAAGGATTAATATCTATATCCAAAAGAATCTCTTGTAATATAACCAAAACAGGGCAAGAGAGAAACTACTGCAAATAAAAGCAGTCCGGAGCACCACGTCCTGTTATTTTAATAGAGGTGCTGAAAATAGATCTGAAATGCATGCTTGAAAATAACTACAGACTGTTTGTGAATCATGTGGAGCATGCAGCTTGTTGATGCACCCTTTTTTATTCCTTCTGTCAAAGAGTTTTGATGAAATAAATTGTCACAGCGCATTAACATAAACGACgacatttttcattaaacagATATTTGCACATGTTTCTACAGGGAAAAGATCCTCAGTCACACCATCAAACAGGATGCATTAATCTTCGTAATTCAAACCAAATGTACTCACATGGATGAGTCCTGGGATGAACTCGTCCACTATCAGCTAGGATCCCAAGGTGGCTCGGCGTTGAAGTCGAATGGCTCTCGGTATAGAGCTGCCCCTAGATCCTCTGGATAGTTAATATACACCTGCAGAGGGACACATGTGGACAGAGTGCACAGCAATCAGTCACCGACAGAGAAACAACTCAGACAAGGAGAACAACCCCGCCATCTCAACATTTATGCAGTGTTTACAATCAAATCTGAAAAGTGGTTGGTAACGTTGGTAAGCAGGAGGGCATGGAATTGAAGGGCAGTACTAGTATATCACATACTGTTAATGGTTTACTTTGTCTGCAATGAGTGTTTTTTAGTttcacaaacttttttttttccaatgttGCCCTTTGCTAGTTGGAACTATGGTCCATCACTAAGTAAACTGAACTGCCGCAGTCATGACTAGcattttttaattgttgaattCACACTGCTGTGAGTGAAAAAAACCGAAACTCGTCTCACAACACACCCTATGGCCGCTCGTTATTAAGCAAAGCCAAGCGGGTTTCTGCCAAAGCAAAACCAAATTTAATATTTCTACAGTTGCAGCTACAGTAACGTTAACCTAGCTTGCCATCTTAACTTGTCGCTTCGCATCTACTGGTAACGTAAGCATTAGGTATTAACGTTAGCCACCTAGCAACACACAATTTCGCGTGAGATAAATGCTGTTGTACAATAGTCAATTactcatttttaaagtaacaatGCTACTAAATATGACTTTATATTCCATCTCTGATAGTTAGCATTTATGGCTTTTCGGCTCACTGAGGCTACGTTGCTCGGTTAATTTAACAACATGCTAAGTAGCCAGCTAACAACGcggttagctaacgttacttaCGTCTGCTGAAAACCCAAAAGAGGGGACAGAACGCTTTTTCTTTTTAGGCGGAATTTTTAAACACTGGTGGGGTTACTAAAAGAGAAAAGGATATCTGCCATGGACGTTGTGGACTGGGTCGAGTTATTGTCCTTCGAGATTTTGCCGATGAGTGCTAGCTTGTACGGATCATTTGTTACGACCGAACGGAGGCAACAGTGGAGGTCGAGTGTGTGCGCTGAGACGGACGGACGGACCGACAGACGGCAGCAAAAACACCACATAAATTAACAGTCAAATATCCGGTTGcgatatcaaaataaaatacaatttcacTGAAATATAGAAATTTTTGAATAACGCAAAACACCCCTGTGGAGATAAAGACACAATACAATTACATTGTAATCAaacaaaggtgtttttttttaacacttgatgattgaaattatttaaaaataacaaattataTTGAAAATAATTTCCGGTCTGCTTCTGCTGAAGTGTGGCGagtttgacacattttacatgGGCGGAGTTTAGAGCTGTCAAAACCAGCGCCACCAAACACAACGACCTCAGTGTGACAATAGCTATGAGAAATGACGTGTCGAGCGTTTAATAACATGGCCATACATGTCTACAATGATCAATCACAACCTTAACGTGcaataataacagtaatgataagtgcaacaacaacaattatatTAATAATCTTAAAACGAGTTTGCCATTATACACTTTTTTCCTATAAAATTTCAAGAACTAttccagaaagaaaagaaaaatgtatcttCAGCAATAAGATCACACCTTGGTTGACTTTAGATGCATCTATAACCTGATCTTGCTATATTGTTTGTTAAACAGGCTGCTGTCAAATTTCAATTTCCAAGATTTACCTGTGTTATGTCTTCACCGTGTTCCCCATGGCTCAGTGATAAGGACAAAATGCTGTCCAATAAAGTTTGCTGAATGTTCCTTTTTCTTCCCAGAACTAAATCAACACCTGCAAAGCATCAGTCCCACGAGTTACAGGTCGAAGGATGCATGTCCAAGTTCAAGCTCAAACTGGATTTCTCTGTTCCTTTGCCTTTGTTGTTGTGACTTTGAGAAGTTGTGCCTGCCTCTGAGAATTCAGGGTCTGGGGCAGTGCTTTCTTCCAAGGAGATACATTTGCATGTCTCCCTCCTCGACACTGGGGGAGGAGGGTTCCAAGGAAGTCTCGGCTACTGTTAGCTCAACAGAAGGGAAGTGTTTTCACTGGCTCTCTTCTGACTCCACATTGATACTCGTCATGTTGGTCTTAAAGATAAAAGAGCTGGGCATAAAATCCCCGAATCAAATGTCAAATTATTACAGTAGAATTTCTCGGGAGATTTGATTTAGAAGTAGAGGGAAAATATCAATGAAAATGTGTATAAAGTTCATCTCTGAGTTTCTGTCTGGTGTAATGATCCACTTGTGCCTGTATCCTGGACTCAAAGTCCGTTTTGAGAGGTGTCTGTGCAGTCTTCAGCCAATCGATGTGCCCATAGCTCGGTTAATCGCAACgagacagagtgagagggaCATGCACTGCATTCTTTGATGACtataaacacactgaaataGGTATCCTAAGAATACACTTAAGATAAATTATGTTCTCACAGCTAAATACTGCACAGTGTTGGCATTTAGGATtcagtatgtgttttttttttttaacccagtCCACCCAGAATCTTTTATACTTCCACTGAAATCATatgaagaacaaaacaaagccGCTTAAATCTTTACCATCCTGATTTGCCAACATGATATAACAGTGcatgatgtgttgtttttatagacTAACCAGAACAGTTGTGAATTCACATCACTGTTAGATTCCCCAGAGTGTTAGATGAGCCTTGAGCACCCAACAgggaataaacaaacaatagCAGCGTTTGTTGCACTAATAAAACTGCTGCTTGGAGTCCATTGTGAAGGCTGCGCAGGCAATGTCTTTTCCTCGAACCGCAACACAAAAGCTGTTCCGTGTTTTGTGCCTGTTCTCTCCGACACTAAATGCGACCATGTATATATAAGTCTAATCACGCATAGCATCTAAAGTGGCTTCCAGTAACGCACAATGTTTGATTTCCATTGTTTGGATCATAATAGCCACCGCAGCCACCGAGTATGCGACAGCGAGACATGTGTACCACCCACTGTGAGGGCAAATACTCCAGTGGCTGCATTGTGCAGCAGGAATTCTTATTTGCAAACATTGCAAACAGATGACATCAACGCACAGATTTAGAAACGCGCGGCACAGATCGACCCTGACTGACCAACAGTCTCCAGTCAGAGAGGAATAAACAACATATTCCACCGATGGAAAGATAAAATAACGAGGCAAACTCAACAAAATTGATCCCCCTCTTTAAGTTTTAAGCACAGAATGAATGTCTTAAACAAGCATTAATACATACTAACACGATTATTAGATAACAAACCTGAACCACCACAGTATGTCCTCACATTTGAACAACAGTTATTCACATATTCATTACATGGACATGAGTGACTGGTTCAGCCCACCATGGATTGGTCTTACGCAACGTACCGCTGTGTTGTAAGTGTTGTTAGGTCACTCAGCAGCTCTTTTTTTGCCAAAGAATGTTGCCTAGTAAAAAGGAGCTCCAAACAAACTTTTCCTCACACTGACCTGAATGTTAAGCAGCGAAATATAAAGGCAACCGGCTGCAGGAACAGAACACATATGCTAAATCAGTGTCGCTGGGACCGCCAGTGAATTTCTTCTCTGACAATAACTGCAACTACAGACTGCAATCTTTTTTAACACACCCCAAATATTAATTGTAAAACGGCTCCATTTTTGGTTTATGCCACCTATAAAGGACTATCGTTATCTCTGGGCTTTCCGAGCACATGCCGTTTTTAACAATAGTATCAAAGCGGTGGAGAGGTACAGCGAGATAGACCATCATGGTCAAACAATAACACAATCTAAAAAATTCCGGACATTTCAcctttgtttcctttctgcCAAGATAGATTACAGAATAAGTCATCATCATGAGTTCACAAGATAACTCTGTCAGCAGATGAGATCATTACATGGTTTACTGTAAGAGAACATTGTTTCTGAGAAAATCCTACCACCAGGAAGAACACTGCCATTGAATTTGATTGACACCAAGATTTGTTTTCTGCAAGTAAATACTGTCGAGGACTGCCAAACAGGATTTgcctgtatttgtgtgtgtggacaccCGTACAGATACAGCCTACATTCTGTAAGCTTATCCTAAGTATTAGACCAGTGGTTGTCGAAGTAGGATCCTTGAGGGGGTTTCATCAGGGCTCCCAAGTAAAAAGGGGGAACAATTTGTTTTCCTCGTAATGTTTGGTAATGTGctccacacacatacaaaaccTCGAAAAGCTTCCTTATGATCAGATGGGGGACTCTTGGATGtaggatatgtgtgtgtgtgtcaaggagCGTCCATTTCTTATAGCAGTAGGTCACTGTGGTCCAGGTGATATTAAATTGGTGATGTGTACACTGACACAGTGTATGAAAATCAAAAAGGGACCTAAATTTGGGGAAAGTATGAGAGCAAGCCAACAAAAAACTTTTGTTGTGCCTCATTTTTTTAGTACAAGAAGATAATCCGAGagcatttttctaaatgaacggaggaagaggaaagggtGATGACAATACTACTCCCTCCACGCTTCAAGATTTGTAAgctattttaattattttattccacatTTCAAGGCCTTGATCAGCAACCATTAACACAATTCTGAGTCAAAAGTGCGTGAGAAACTGTGATGGTTGTTTCCAGAGAGCTACAGGAGTCCATGCAGTTTTAAAGGGTGTGCGTGAGAGCAGATGGCTTACGCATCTTTTAAATAGGAGTTTGtccattcagtgttttttgttgctcaaacaacatttttctctcttattGAACATCACGCACCAGACTCTCAGCGGTAGTCTGCATTCTGCAGACAGACTGAttatggcgtgtgtgtgtgtgtcctgataACATCCCGACAGACTGGCCTCTTGCCAGCCATGGGCAAGCTCACCCTGCCATTTGATGTTGAGGTTTGGCTCCAGGCAGACCAAGCATTGTGTCCCAAACAATGAACCCCAGACCCACTGAACTATAAACATGTCCCTTTGGGGGCGTTTTCCTCAGATTCTGTGCAGGAGACACCCAAAGTC of Sparus aurata chromosome 17, fSpaAur1.1, whole genome shotgun sequence contains these proteins:
- the LOC115567398 gene encoding antizyme inhibitor 1 isoform X2 produces the protein MKGIADEPQYSVGLLEAGTTLCEVIDNHIYEQTLSEKSAFFVADLGVIMRQHARWRTHMAQIRPYYAVRCNSSPTVIEVLAALGTGFICTNKSELELVQGHGIPSEDIIYGGVCKQVSQIKYAAKNGIDLLVCDNEAELRKISRCHPNAKLLLQVSTEASSQDDEMSMTFGCSLKDCRHLLERAKELGVQVVGVRCHISSSCEDDQVYVHAISDARCVFDMGEEIGFNMKILDIGGGFAGTETQLELINSAVMSMMDLYFPPSTGVSIIAEPGSFFVSSAFTLAVNVISKEVVARDCLDHAHDDPSPNEEPEFQYYMNEGVYGSFASKLSETLIAAPSVHKNSPLDSSVFSSSLWGPSGDDLDQVVEHCLLPELNIGDWLIFTKAGAYSLGQPLCIATDSPSPPVYYVISSRDWFEMQDTGVSHEATLKNFSLVPYFLNSCQTEAALSVPA
- the LOC115567398 gene encoding antizyme inhibitor 1 isoform X1; this translates as MKGIADEPQYSVGLLEAGTTLCEVIDNHIYEQTLSEKSAFFVADLGVIMRQHARWRTHMAQIRPYYAVRCNSSPTVIEVLAALGTGFICTNKSELELVQGHGIPSEDIIYGGVCKQVSQIKYAAKNGIDLLVCDNEAELRKISRCHPNAKLLLQVSTEASSQDDEMSMTFGCSLKDCRHLLERAKELGVQVVGVRCHISSSCEDDQVYVHAISDARCVFDMGEEIGFNMKILDIGGGFAGTETQLELINSAVMSMMDLYFPPSTGVSIIAEPGSFFVSSAFTLAVNVISKEVVARDCLDHAHDDPSPNEEPEFQYYMNEGVYGSFASKLSETLIAAPSVHKQNSPLDSSVFSSSLWGPSGDDLDQVVEHCLLPELNIGDWLIFTKAGAYSLGQPLCIATDSPSPPVYYVISSRDWFEMQDTGVSHEATLKNFSLVPYFLNSCQTEAALSVPA